One segment of Microscilla marina ATCC 23134 DNA contains the following:
- a CDS encoding tetratricopeptide repeat protein: MADNNRFFEEGMTLYNAEKYEEAIDLFTQALAKEMTHVGSLYQRGLSHTKLRNFDQAFRDFDQAIAFAPHIAAIYSERGVVYYHQKDYKKAMQDMDKAVALEPQEAYRYASRAYLRAAVGDKLGALNDYRKALELDPDDAIVQNNLGLLEESMGYSKDAHKRYEEADRLMGISQEERQKRFDKIVEDHKIAEASRKMQQDVPPPVTKPQTKDYFQVMKSVFTSKERFGEFKNFVKGKFGKKKS, from the coding sequence ATGGCAGATAACAATCGTTTTTTTGAAGAGGGAATGACTTTATACAATGCAGAAAAGTATGAAGAAGCTATAGACTTGTTTACCCAAGCTTTGGCAAAAGAAATGACCCACGTGGGAAGTTTATACCAGCGGGGGCTGAGTCATACCAAATTGCGCAATTTCGACCAGGCATTCCGCGACTTTGACCAGGCGATTGCTTTTGCTCCTCATATTGCCGCTATTTATTCAGAAAGAGGCGTGGTATACTACCACCAAAAAGACTATAAAAAAGCCATGCAAGACATGGACAAGGCAGTAGCCCTGGAGCCCCAGGAAGCCTACCGTTATGCCAGCCGTGCTTACTTGAGAGCAGCTGTAGGCGATAAACTAGGGGCATTGAATGATTACCGCAAAGCCCTGGAGCTAGACCCTGACGATGCCATAGTACAAAACAACCTTGGTTTGCTCGAAGAGAGCATGGGCTATAGCAAAGATGCCCACAAGCGCTACGAAGAAGCCGATCGGCTCATGGGCATAAGCCAGGAAGAACGACAGAAGCGTTTTGATAAAATTGTGGAAGACCACAAAATTGCGGAAGCTTCGCGCAAGATGCAGCAAGACGTGCCTCCTCCTGTGACCAAGCCTCAAACCAAAGACTACTTTCAGGTAATGAAAAGCGTGTTTACCTCTAAAGAGCGTTTCGGTGAATTCAAAAACTTTGTCAAAGGGAAGTTTGGTAAGAAAAAATCTTAA
- a CDS encoding gliding motility lipoprotein GldH family protein — translation MKNIFSVLTICLLSFCMWSCKAKYYEKHQEVAKRDILNWEASDVKKFEVEIDDAQSKFNLGVVLRHHAKIAHPSVTVQVTITSPSGKKTAKNQEIQLKDSAGKLVGEVAGDIVDVTSFVEKGYSFAEKGKYTFDVALVSKMSLTGFMSVGFVIEKPEAAK, via the coding sequence ATGAAAAACATCTTTTCGGTATTGACAATCTGCCTTTTGTCTTTCTGTATGTGGTCATGCAAAGCCAAGTATTATGAAAAGCATCAAGAGGTAGCAAAACGTGACATACTCAATTGGGAAGCCAGTGATGTGAAAAAATTTGAGGTAGAAATTGACGATGCCCAATCTAAATTTAACCTTGGGGTAGTGTTGCGTCACCACGCAAAAATTGCACATCCGTCGGTCACTGTACAAGTCACCATTACTTCGCCATCGGGTAAGAAAACAGCTAAAAACCAAGAGATTCAATTGAAAGATAGCGCGGGTAAGCTAGTGGGAGAGGTAGCCGGTGACATTGTAGATGTTACCTCTTTTGTAGAAAAAGGGTACAGTTTTGCCGAAAAAGGAAAGTATACTTTTGATGTAGCGCTCGTGTCTAAAATGAGCCTGACTGGATTTATGAGTGTGGGTTTTGTGATAGAGAAGCCAGAGGCGGCAAAGTAG